The genomic interval GTGACGACGGTGGAGCGGGTGATCGGCTTCAAGCGCGGGACCGGGGGGACGAGCGGGGTGGGGTACCTGCGGAAAATGCTGGACACGGTGCTGTTCCCTGAGATTTGGAAGTTGAGGACGGATCTTTAGGGGCGGACGGGGGCGGGGGAGATCGCGCAAATTGGGGTCAGAGTCAGCGAACCAAATTCTCGCTGACTCTGACCCCAACCCGCTGACCCCAACCCGCTGACCCCAACCCGCTGACCCCAACCCGCGCCCACCTGCGCGACCCCAACCTGCCAACCTGTCCAACCCGCCGATTCGTCCGGATCGCCAAGACCGTCGGATTCGCCGCACGGCAGGCCGCCGCCCTCCTGCGGCGCGAAGCAGGGCGTTGCATGATTGGGAGCCCCCTTCCTTTCACTCACCCGCACCGCCATGAAATCCCACTCCCTGCATCGGCGCCTCGCGCGGTTCGTCGTGACGTTGCTGGCGGCCGGCTCCGCCGGCGTCGCATCCCCCGCGCAGGCGCAGACGCCGCGCCCCATGCGCGTCGCCGATTACCTCGACCTCGAGCAAGCGGGGGATCCGCAACTCTCGCCCGACGGCAAGCAGGTGGTCTACACGCGCGGCTACATCGACAAGGTCAACGACGCGTGGACCGGGGCGCTGTGGATCATGAACAGCGACGGGACGAAGCATCGCTTCCTGGCGGAAGGGTCGAACCCGGTGTGGAGTCCCGATGGGACACGACTGGCCTACATCGCGATGGGGGACAACCCAAAAGGTCCGCAGCTCTTCGTGCGGTGGATGGATGCGGAAGGAGCCACGAGCCAGGTGACGCGCCTGGGCGAAGCGCCGGCGATGCTCAAGTGGTCGCCCGATGGCAAGTCGATCGGCTTTGTCATGTTTGTCTCGAGCGAGACGCCGTGGAATGTGGAACTCCCCCCGCCGCCGCCTAACGCCAAATGGGTGGCCCCGCCGCGCGTGGTCGATCAGCTGCACTATCGCACTGACCGCACGGGCTTCGCGCGCGGCGGGTCGCGGCACATCTTCACCGTGCCCGCCGACGGCGGGACGCTGCGCCGGGTGACACCGGCCGACCTCGGCGTGGGGGCGAGCTACGATGGGATCGCCTTCGGCCCGGGGAACTGGGACTGGACGCCGGATGGGACGACGATCCTGTTCGAGGGCGTGCGGCCGGCGCAGGCCGACACGATGCTGCACGCCGGGGTCATCTACTCGGTGAGCGCCATGGGGGGCGAGGCCAAGCTCCTCACGACGGCGCCCGGGATGTGGCTCAAGCCCGTCGTTTCCCCTGACGGGAGGTCGGTCGCGTACGTGGGACACGGCCCCACGACGATGACGATGCGCACCACGTCCCTGTACGTGATGAGCATCGACGGCTCCAACGCGCGCGAGATCACGCCATCGCTCGATCGCGACCCGGCGATGTTCGGGATGGGATCACTGCTCTGGGCACCGGATGGGAGCGGCGTGTACTTCGCGCCGGAAGATCGTGGGACGCGCAACCTCGTCTTCGCCCCGCTGGGCGGCGGCGCAGTGCGCCAGGTGACAAACGGTCCGCAGCAGATCGTGCTGGGCAATCGCAGCGCCAGCGGGATGTTTGTCGGCACCGTGACGGATGTCGCGCATCCGTCCGAGGTGGCGCGCATCACGCTGGGACCCAGGGGAGCGGAGGTGGCGCGCATCACCGACATCAACGCCGACTTCACCGCCGACAAGCAACTGGGCAGCGTGGAGGAGGTGTGGTATACCTCGAGCGGCGGGACGAAGGTTCAGGGGTGGATCGTGAAGCCGCCCAACTTCGACAAGGCGCGGAGATACCCGATGCTTCTCGAGATCCACGGCGGGCCGCAGGGGATGTACGGCGTGGGCTTCGATCCGATGTGGCATGCGTTCGCCGGCGCGGGATTCGTGGTCCTCTACACCAACCCGCGTGGATCGACCGGGTATGGCAACGCCTTCATGACGGCGATCGACAAGAACTATCCCGGCCCTGACTTCGACGACCTGATGGCCGGCGTCGACACCGTCGTGGGACGTGGATACATCGACGCGTCGCAGTTGTATGTCTCCGGATGCAGCGGTGGTGGAATCCTCACCAGTTGGGTCATCACCCATACCACGCGCTTCGCCGGTGCCGCGGTGCGCTGCCCGATCACCAACTGGACGAGCATGGCCGGCGGCTCGGACGTGCCGCTTTTCGCGCACTCCTTCTTCAATCGCCCGTTTTGGGAGTCACCGAACGAGTGGCTGGAGAAGTCGCCGGTCTTCCATGCAGGGAAGGTGAAGACGCCGACGCTCTTCATGACCGGGGTGCTCGACATGCGCACGCCGATTCCGCAGTCGGAGGAGCTCTACTCGGCGCTCAAGCTGCTGGGGGTGCCGACGACGATGCTCCGCTTTGAGGAGGAGTGGCACGGAACCGAGTCGCGCCCCTCGAACTGGATGCGGACGATGCTGTACATGCAGAGCTGGTTCGGGAAGTTCGGGGCGAAGCCGGTCTCGTGAGGGTTGGGGGGGGCGGGGCGGGGGGCCGACTTCGGGGTCAGCGACATCGGCGACATTGGGGTCAGAGTCATCGAGAAACTACTTGAAGGGGGTCAGAGTCAGCGAACCAAATTCTCGCTGACTCTGACCCCAACTGTCGTGCGGCGATTTTGCACCTGAGCGCAATGCGATGGTACGGCCCCGCGAAGCATTGGGAGCGAACTTCAGCGCCAGTCTCGCTCTTCCACCTCTCGGCCGAGGATCATCGATGCCGCGACTGCCGCGCTTGGTCGTTCCTGGGCGACCGCTTCATGTCATCCAGCGTGGCAACGACCGAAGGCCAACGTTCCAATCCGTGCGCGATCACATGGTCTATCTCGACTTCCTCTTCGAGGTGAGTCGCGCGACCGACGTGTCGATTCACGCCTATGTGCTGATGACGAATCACGTGCATCTCCTCGTCACGCCAGAAAGCGAGGACGCGCCAGCTCGTCTCATGCAGAGCATCGGGCGTCGATATGTGCGCTACTTCAATACGAGGTACGCTCGAACGGGGACGCTCTGGGAGTCACGCTATCGATCATCCGTGATCGACAGCGAGCACTACCTGCTCGCCTGTGCGCGCTACATCGAGCGAAACCCGGTGCGCGCAGGAATGGTCGGCACGCCCGCCGAGTACTCCTGGTCGAGCTACCACCACAACGCGTACGGCACGCCGGACCGACTTCTCAGGGCACATCCGGTGCTGCTCGCACTCGGCACGACGCCAAGTGAACGACGTGCAGCCTATCGCGCGCTCTTTACCCAGGAACTTCCCGAAGACGAGCTCACGCGGATCCGCCGCTCGACGCAACGCGGGGATGCGACGGGGGGAGAGGCGTTCCTTCGGCAGCTGGCGATGGAGCGGCGTCGCCCCGTTGTTCGGCGACCGGTTGGGGGGCGCGTCGCTCCTTGCGGCATGGGCGATGCCGGAGTCCGCGAAAATGGGGTCAGAGTCACCGAACCAATTTCTCGGTGACTCTGACCCCAATTTGCGCTGACCCCAATTTGCGCCAGTGCTCCCCCCCCCGTCACCGCCCCACGAAGTACGGCTTCCCCATCGCCTTGGGATTCGGCCACACGCGCGACGCGTCGGCGCCGCTGAACAGGAGGCCGTTCTTCATCACGTAACGAATCCTCGACGCATTGCCGATGTCGTCCAGCGGGTTGGCGTCGAGGACGACGAGGTCGGCGAGCTTGCCGACCTCCAGGGAGCCAAGCTGGGCATCCAGACCGTGCTGCGTCGCACCGCGGATGGTGGCGATCTCGAGGATCTCCTGCGGGGTAAAGCCGCTGCGCTTGAAGAGGTCGAGCTCCCAGTGCGCGTCGATGCCGAACATCTGCCCATGCGCCCCCAGCTGCAACGACGTCCCGTTGCGATAGAGCTTCCGGAGCTCCGCGCCCATCGCCCAGACCGCCATGTCCTCCGGCCACAGCTTGGTGGGCGAGCGCACGCGCATGAGCTGTTCGGGGGTGATGAAGCGCGTGAGCTTGGGGTCCTCCCACAGCTTCGACTGCTGGTGGTACCACCCCTCGCCCATCGCAACGTTGTAGCCGACGAGGAGCGTGGGCGACATCCCCGCCGTGGTCTTTCCCCAGAAGGTCACCACGTCGCCATAGAACGGATGATGTCCCATGGAGTGCTCGAGTCCCGTGATCCCGTCGAGGAGCTGCGTGAAGTTCATCTGTGGGTCGGCGGCCGACTCGGAGACGACGTTGAGCCCCAACTCGCGCGCCGCGGTAACGGTGAGCGAGCGGCGCAGGCGGACGTCCTGGACGTAGTCCTTCACGGCGATGGCGCCATAGTCGCGGTTCCAGCGCAGCTGCTCGCGCGCGTCGTCGAGCGTGGCGATGGGGCGATACATGAGGCGCCGCGCACCGGCGCGCCCGCCGTAGATGACGGAGCCGGTGGTGAAGTAGCGCGGCCCGACCATCTGCCCGCTGCGAATCATCTCGTTGAGCCAGGCGTCGCGGTACTCGTTGCCGTACACTTCGACCATGGTGGTGACACCATACGCAAGCGGCGCCGTGAAGTATGTCGGCTGCTGTTCAATGACGTGCAACGTGGACTGCTCGATATGCGGGTGCGCGTGCGCATCGATGAGCCCGGGGATGATGGTGGCGCCGGCGAGGTCGAAGACCTTGGCCCCCACGGGAACCGTGACGTTCGTGCCTAACGCCGCAATCTTCCCATCGACGAGGACGATGGTGGCGCGCTCGACGACATCGCGCCGGGCGTTCATCGTCACCACTCGCGCGCCGGTGAGGGCGATGGGCGTCGTGTTGCGATCGACGGCGTAGTCGATCCCCAACTCGGTGCGGCGCGCGGTGGAGCCGGGCACGCGCGGACCGGTCCACGAAGCCGCGATGCCGCCGGCCGCGGTCGCGGCGGGTCGCGGCGCGCGCGCCTCGGGCGTCCCGTGCGCCTCGGGCGTCCCGCGCGCCTCCCGCGCTTCCTTCGCCTCGGCGACGATGTCGGCGACCGCCTTCTCGAAGAACCCGCGCGCCCGCGTCCACGCAATCGTGCGCGCGTCGGGCGACCAGGTGAGGTAGCCACCATCTTCGGCGTCGATGCGAAGGGCGGCCCCTGTGCCCTCGAACGGCGAGAGCGTCACCGCCTTGCCGGCACGGCTCCACGGGATGAGGTAGCTGCGCTGGTACTCGCGCACGGCGAGCCACGACAGGTCACCCGATGGCACGACGGCGACGGCGTTGGGAAGGGCATAGAGCAACGTCTCGCCGCTCCCGTCAGGCGCAATGCGCTTGAGGACGAGGTTCTCTCCCTCGAACTCGGAGAAGTAGAGTGCCTGGCCATCACCCTGCCACATGACCGACGGCGGGATCTTCCCCGCGATGTTCGCATACTCGAGCGCGTGGCCGCTGACACCGGTGACGCGGTGCTCGGTCCCGTTGGTGTCACGCACGATGAGATCGAACTGGGTTTCGTTGGAAAGCCATGTGCCCCCCGCAAGCCCGGGCGCGCCGCGCACATAGGCGAGGCGCACGCCATCGGGGGCGAGGGCAAGCGATCCGTATTGCGCGGGGACGTTCGTCAGGCGTACGGCGGGCGCATCGAGCGACGCCTTGCGATAGACGGCGCCGAGCGAGTCGTCGCTCCACCCGGCGAAGTAGAGGGCGCCGCTCGCGGGGTCGACGATGGGCGACGTTTCCAGCATCGCGGAGCGCGTGACGTTGCGCGGCGCGGCACGCCCGTCGGTCACCCACAAGTCGCCTAACGCCTCGTACAGGACGCCGGCCGCGATACGCGTCCCCCAGCGGTGGCCACGCGTGGTGGCGCGGTCGACCGGCTCCTCATGGCGGAAGCGAATGGTCTCCGACGCCTCACGTTCCACGTGCGCGGTGAACGGAACCTGGGTGTCGGCTCCAGTCATCGTGTCGATGCGATGGATCGTCCCGCCGAAGGCAATCAGGAGGTGCGCGCCGTCCGGATGCCACGCCATCGCGGGAGCGGGGCCATAGGTCGACGAACCCTGCTGGCGGTCGCGGTCGACCCCGCGGGCGAGGGTGCGCTCGCGACCGGTGACGAGGTCGCGCACGATGAGGATGGTCTCGTCGATGGCGCGATGGAGATACGCGAGCTCGCGCCCGTTAGGCGACAGCGCGGGGGCAAAGGCGCCGCCCGCTCGCGCGACGCGCGTCACGAGCTCACCCGTGCGCCGATCGTAGCGATCGATGCGCACGCCGCTGGTAGGGGTCACGTATGGGTTGAAGGCGAACGCATACAGCGGCGCGTCGCGCCGCTCGAACAGGAGCCCACTCCCATCGGGCTCGGCGACGGCGCCTCCGAGGACATTCCCGCCCTCGACGAGTCGCACCTTCCCGCCCTGTCGATCGAGCGCGACGAGCTGGTTGGGGGCACCATCACCTTCGACGGTGGCATAGATCGCCCGACCGTCGATGGACCAGGTGGGGCGATAGTAGTTCTCGCTGCGTGCCGTCGACGCGCGCGACACACGCTCGAGGGCACCGGTCGCGCGGTCGAGCGTCCAGATGTCGTAGGCGCCGGCGCGGTCGGAGGAGAAGGCGATCGCGCGCCCATCCGGCGAATAGCGTGGGAAGAGGTTCCATGAACGCCCACTCGTCAGGCGCTTCGCCGCGCCGCCGTCGATCGGCATTTCGTACAAGTGGCCGAGAAGATCGAAGAGGAGCGTGCGGCCATCGGGAGCGATGGAGAGCGACATCCACGTCCCCTCGGTGACGTCGAAGGAGATGGTCTTCGACGGGCCAGTGGGGGTCTCGACGTTCCACGCAGACGGTGATTGCGCGTACGCGCTCCGCATGGCGAGCGAGGAGACGAGCGCCGGCGCGAACACGGGCGCCAGCGAGGACACGATCGCGAGGACAAGGCGTCGAAGCACCGACGAGCGGGGACGGGCAGGGCGCGTCATGGATGGAAGGGCGGGGGGCGAGGCGAGCCCGTGCGAGGCGATGTCGCGTCGCGCGAAAGTGCCGGTTGCCCCTCGCGCCGTCAACGACGCGGTGTGGTCTCGCCTGGCGACTCGACTATCGCGGCATCGACTGCATCGATCACCGCAACTGCATCGCCTATCGTGTCCGCCGCCACCACCACAGCGCGATCACCAGCGTTGGCCACACCAGATAGAAGAGCCACGCCGCACCCACTGGCGTCGCGCGCAGCGGGTACCCGGGATACGTCTCGCCGGCCTCGCCGGCCTCGCCGGCCTCGCCGGCCTCGCCGGCCTCGGCCGATGGCGTCGGCACTCCGGCCAGTGCGTAGATCGTCTCCAGCACCACGCGTTCGATGGACGAGCGCTGCATGGCGCGCTTGTCGCCGAGTGCGTACCAGATCTCACCGTACGTGCCGCGCGGGCGTTCGAAGAGCCCGGTCGAGGTCGAGGCCGCGTACTCGATGTCGACGTGGCGCATACTGCGTTGCAGCTTGCGGAGGACGCCGCGCTCGAGGTCGGCGAGGCGCGGGTCTTCCGGCGCGAGGTGCACCGTCACGTGCAACGGTGCGCCGATGGCCGCGAGCGCGCGCTGGTCGGCGGGGGCGAACGAGTTGCGGCGATCCTCGCTGGTGTCGGTGCTCCCGCGCCAGCGCTGGCCGGTGGTGGCGGCGAGCGCCGTGACAACAAGGACCACCGCACTGCGCGCGACACGACGCGGCAGCGCGCGCCCGGGATGCAGCCACGCGGCGGCGAGGGCGAGGAGCCCGCATGACACGACGAGTGCCACCACGCAAACATCGCCTCGCAACTCGCCGCGCTCGAAGGGGCGGAGCGCCGCATCCGGGGTGAAGCGCGCAATGGCCACCAACACGCCGCCATTCACCTGTGCGGCGAAATCGAGCGCCCAGGCGCCTAACGTGACGGCCAACGCCACCACCGCGGCGCTGGCCGCCCCGTCGGTCACCGCCGCCGCCATGGCGCCGACGCCGATCACGAGCATCCCGCGCAGGAGATGGCCGGCGAGCACGGTCATCACCTCCGGCATGGCGAGGTGCCCGCCGTACCACGCCCAGAGCGCGAGGGCGAGGCACGCCGGGAGCCACGACACCACCCAGGCGGCGGCGAGGACCACCCCCTTCACCGCCAGCTGCACGCCGACGCCGACTGGCGCCTGCACCGCGAGGCGCAACGCGCCGCTCTCCTTCTCGGCCGCCACCAGACGAATGGCGACGAATGGGAAGAGGAGCGCGGCCGCCAGCGCGTACGCCCCGAACGTCGGGACGACGATTCCATCGAGCGGCGAGATCCCCTGCGACAGCGCCGCCGCCCCACCCGCCGACCCGCTCACCTCGGCGTAGGCGCGCACCGCCGTGATGAAGGCGTGCCCCACCAATGGCCCCATCGCGACGAAGAAGAGGAGCGCGGCGCGCGACGCCCACAGCTCGCGCCAGTCATGGCGGGCCAGTGCCCGCACGGCGCGCCATGCGGAGCGCGCGCTCATGTGAGCGCGAGGAAGACGTCCTCGAGCTCACCCGCCGGAAGTCCCGCCTGCGCGCGCAACGCGCCTAACGACCCACGGGCGCCGGTGCGGCCGTCGCTCACCAGCACCAATCGATCGCAGCTCCGTTCGGCGTCGCGCATGGCGTGGATCGAGAGGAGGAGCGAGCGACCCTCGCGCGCCGTCTGGCGAAGGAGGGCGATGGTCTGGCGAACCTGGCGCAGGTCCAGTCCGTCGAAGGGTTCGTCCATGAGGACGAGCGGTCGCGGGACCAGGAGGGCCAGCGAGAGCAGGAGGCGCTTGCGCTGTCCCTTGGAGAGTTCGCCGATGGGGCGCCGTTGCAGCTCCTCGACGCCGAGTGCAACGGCGGCCCCTCGCGCCCAGGCGTCGCGGGTGCGGGCGTCGACGTTCCACAAGTCGGCGAAAACATCCACGACATCGCCCGCCCGCTCGTCGCGCCACGGGACGAGCGAGTCGGGAAGGTAGAACATCGCCCTGTGACGTTCCTCGGCGGCGAGCGGGACGCCATCCACGAACACCTCGCCGCCGTCGGCGGGGAGGAGACCGGCGAGGCAGTCGAGGATCGTGCTCTTGCCGGCCCCGTTAGGCCCGAGGAGGCCGACGACCTCGCCGCGGCTCACCTCGAAGGAGGCGTCACGCACCGCCTCGATCGGGCCGAAGCTCCTCCTCAGCGCGCGGACGACGAGGCGGTGGATGTCGTCGGGCATCAGTCGCGATGCAGGGTAAAGCCGGCGCGCAGCGTGCGCGGCATGCCGTACGAGATGAGCGCATTGGCGCCGGACCCGGAGAGGTTCACCTGGTATTGCTCGTTGGTGACGTTCTCGAGGGCGACGAAGCCGGAGAGCCCGCGCATGATCTCGCGGTTGGCTTGCAGGTCCACGACGGTGAACGGGTCGAGCCAGGCGCCCTGCAACGTGGTCGTGTGTCCCTCGTGCCGCCAGATTCCGGTGTAGGTGCCGAAGCGAGACGACGTCCACGTGGCACGCACGACCTGTTTGGGCGACGGGACGCGGTTGACGTGCGCGCCAACGACGGTCCCGGTGGGGCCCGCGGCGATGCGGGCGTCGTCGTAGTTCACGCTCCCGCTCAGGAAGAGCGAGGGGAGCGGACGGAGGGCGACGTAGGCCTCGCCGCCCTTGCTGCGCGTGCGGGTGACGTTGAGGCGCTGGCGCGTGGTGACACCGCCGGTGGTGCTGAGCGTGACGGGGACGTTGAAGTCGCGATAGTTCGCGACGTACCACGTGCCCTTCATCTCGATCCAGTGCGAGGGTTGCCACTGCAGCCCCACCTCGCGCCCCTGCGCCTTCTCGGGCTTGAGGTACGGGTTGGGGAGGGTAATGGATGTGTTGCTCACCTGCTTGCGATAGAGCTCGGCCAGGTTCGGGGCGCGGAAGGCTTCGTAGTAGGCGCCGTGGATGGCGAGCGTGGAGGTGAGCTGGTAGCGCGCGCCGAGTCGCGGGGAGAAGGCGGTCTTGCTGCTGTCGGCGTAGCGCGTGATGCCCGCGGCGGCGTCGACCGACGCGCCGTTGGCGTTGGTCCAGTGGTCGAGGCGGGCGCTCAGCTCGATGCGCAGCGGCGCGGCCGGCGCGGCGATGGCTTGCACGAAGAGCCCGCTCAGCGCCTGGTCGCCGCCCGACCAGACCTTGCGCACCTGCTGTCTGCAGTTTGCGCCCGGGCAGGTGGTATTGAAGCTGCGCTCATCGTAGGCGCCGCTGTAGTGCCGGTAGTCGGCGCCGGCGCTGAACGACTCGACGTGCGTCATCGGAAGCGCGCGCGTCCAGGTGGCCGAGGCACCCCAGTCGTGGCTGGGGATGTCGGCGGTGACGCTGCTATCCTCGCACTGGCGCGCCGCTGTGGCGGGCGATGCACAGGTGGACGAGTTGCTGCGGATGGCGGCGCTGCGCTGGTGCTCGTCCTGACGACCGTCCCAGGCGCGGAGGGCGAGCGTGCCGGCGTGCTCGCCCTGCCAGTTGAGCCCCGCGTCCAGGTGTTGCTGCTGGCGGTCCTGGTATGAGAGCGGCGTGCCGGTGTGGCGGTTGTCGCCAAAGAGGTGCCCGGTGACGAAGGCGTTGAGGCGCGCGGTGGGGGCGTAGTTGAGGCGCACATAGCTGTTGCGCTGGATGATCTCCGAACGCTGGTCGATGCGGCCGCGCCTGGTGGGGTCGAGCAGCGTGTAGCCCCCGCCGGACTGGTAGTCGCCGCTCACGGTGGCGGTGAGGGGGCCAACGAGCGGGATGCCGGCGGCGGCGGCGACGTGCTGCCCGCCGCGTTCCCCACCGTCGACCGAGAGTCGCATGCTCCCCGGGGCCATGGGGCGCGAGAAGAAGGAGATGACGCCGCCCATGGCGCCGTTGCCGTACAGCGCCGACTGCCCGCCCTCGAGGACCTCGACGCGGTCGAGCATCCCCTTGGGGACGCGCCCCCAGTCGATCCACTCGCCCCATGCGTCGTTCACGGGAATCCCGTCGAAGAGAACGACCGTGCGCCCTTCGTCGACGCCGCGGATGGAGACGATCTGCGCCGTGCCGCCGACTAACGACGAGGTGCGGGGAAGTTCGACGCCGGGAATCTCGCGCAGGAGGTCCTGCGACTCGCGCGCGGCGGTGGTCTCGATGTGCTGCGGCGTGAGGACGTTGACCGTGGTGGCAATGCGGCGCGCCTCCTCGGGGGTGCGGGTCGCCGTGGTGACCACGCTGGAGAGGAGGAGGGAACCGGGCGACAGCTCGACGTCGAGCGTGGCGTCCTCACCCGGCCTCACCTCCACGACGCGACGCAGCGGGGCATACCCGACCGCGGTAACGAGGAGCTGATAGCGTCCGCCGGGGAGGGCGCGAAGGAGGTAGCGGCCGTTGCTCCCGCTGACGGCTAGGCGCGGCGGCGAGGCAATCTCGACGCGGGCGTCGGCGATCGGGGCGTGCGTGGTGCTGGCGGTGACGGTGCCGCGCAGCGCGGCGGTTTCCTGCGCGGCGAGCGCGCTGGTTGAGCCGGTCGACAGGAATGCCGCGGCCATCGCTGCGGCGAGCAGCGAGCGAACAGGTGAGGGGACCATCGAAGTCAGGGCGAGCGGGAGGCGCGGGCGGCGCAGAGCGCCAGGGCGATTGGGGGGAGTCCGGCCGCATCGCGCCTCAGGTCGACGCGCCCGGGATCTTCCATGGGGGCCGGTTCGAGCCCTCCATTCGCAGTGCGGATGAGCTGGGTGCCGTAGATCTGCTTTCGCCCCTGCTGCAGGCGCAGGCGATCCTCGAGCGTGGCAACGGCCGCCGGCGGCGACTCGTCGGGGCCGGCCTCCATCATCCGGTGAAGCACGGTGCGCGCGAGGATCGAGTCGCGCGCGGCGAGCAGCCAGACGGCGCGCACACCGGCGGGGCCGACCACGGAACGCACCGGCCACGGCGACTGCCGGTTCTTCGCCAGCGCACGCAGCGAGTCGAGCATGCTTGCCTGCGCCGTGGCGTCACCTCCTGTGGGCCCGCCCTCACCGACGATCTCGAAGCCCGGAAGCGCACCAGCGTCGGCGACGCCCCCGATCCCCGCGGCGTGCAGGAGTGCCACCCGCAATCCGTCGTTGCTCCAGTCGTGCCGCGATTCGTCGCTCCACGCGCGTTGCTTGCGGAACCAATCGGCCGAGGTGTCGACGGTGCAGCGCACGTTAGGCGTCCGGGCCCGTGCCGCCGTGGGGCGCTGGGCGAGCGCGGGCGCAGCCAACACCGCCGCGGCGACGGGGAGGAGGGCGAGGCTGGTTGCCAGGAGCGCGCGTCTCATGGCTGTGCTGCAGGCTTCGCTTCAGGCCGCGCTTCGGGCTTCGCTTCGGGCCGCGCTTCGGGCCGCGCTTCGGGCTTCGCTTCGGGCTTCACCGCCGGCTTGGGTGCCGCGGGGGCCACGGTGAAGTCGGCAAACTCCGACATGCTGTCGGTCTTGGACCAGAGCCCCACTTTGCCGCTGACGGGGGCCTTGAGCGCGTGCTCCAGCACGAGCTTCCCGTCGAGGTACGTCTTGAAGTCGGTCCCGTGGACGGTGGTCCTGAGTTCGTGCCAGGTGCCCATCTCCAGGGGGAGGCTTTCGGTCCCCCGTTTGACAAACGAGCGCTTGCCGTCGTTGAAGGTCCAGAGGACGACGTTGTCCTCGGTGCCATTGAAGCGCACGGCGAGGTAGTCGCCGTTGGGCTTCACGTCGAACAGGATCCCTGCACAGCGGTCCAGCGTTCCGGCAATCATCTTGAAGCGGCTCGAGATCTCGCCGTCGGTGAAGTCGGGGACGTCCTTCGCCACCGCGATGGGGAAGTAGGCGAAGGCCTTCACGTTGTCGATGAACTCCTCGTGGCGTGCGCCGTAGATGGCGCGCGCCTTGTCGGCGAGCCCTCCCGCCGGCTGCCCCTTCTTCCAGGCCCGCCCGTCGACGAGGATGACCTTCTTCCCCTCGTCAGATGCAACGACCCAGTTGCCCACCATGGGGATGAACGACACCGGCTCCTTCCCGACCACGTCGCGGGCGAGCGAGACCGGCTGCACCGCGGCACGCGTCGCCGCGCCCTGAGCACCCGCGGCGCGCGGAGCACTCGCGAGCAGGGCAGCGACGAAGGCCAGCGCGGCTCGCGCGGCTCGCGAGGCTCGCGAGGCTAGCGCGGCTCGCGAGGCGACTGAACCGACTGGCGCGAACGTCGCGAGCGACGCGAGTCGATGGAGAGTGGGCCGCATGTCACGATGCCTGCGAAGGAATGGTCGGACGCGTACGAACCCGAAGGGGGCTCTCTATCATGAATAAAACATGACTACGCGAGGCGCGTTCCAGCGTTGCGCCCTTCGCCAAACCTTTGCATCCCCAAACACCCGCGCCCGCGTCTCAGAGCGCCGGCCGCCGCCTCCCGTGCTGCGTCGCCTGCTCGAACGCGTGCGCCACCTGCAGCACGCCCCAGTCGTTCCGGTGCTGCCCCACGATCTGCAGCCCCACCGGGAGTCCGCGCGCGCTGAACCCCGCCGGGACCGAGATGGCGGGGCACGCGGTCATGGTCACGTACCAGCACGAGCGCATCCAGTCGATGTAGGTCGGCATCGTCACGCCGTTCACCGCGACGGGATACTCGGTGCCGAGGTCGAACGGCTCCACCTGCGTCACCGGGCAGACGAAGTAGTCGTACCTGGTGAAGAACTGGTGCACCTCGCGCCACAGCCGCGCTTGTCGGGCATTGGCGCGCGCGACGTCCGACGAACGCAGCCGCTCAGCCTCGGCAATCTCCCACTTCACCGTCTCCTTGAAGGCAGACGGGTTGTCCTGCGCCAGCTTTGCATAGTTGGCGTGGAAGGTCAGGTGGCGCAGGATGGGGAAGGCCTCGTCTATTCCCTCGAACGACGGCTCGGCGTCCTCGACCACGCATCCGAGGTCGACGAAGTGCTGGCGCTGCGCGTGCACGACGCGCGTGATCTCGGGCTCGAACGGGATGCCGCCCATC from Gemmatimonadaceae bacterium carries:
- a CDS encoding ABC transporter ATP-binding protein; this encodes MPDDIHRLVVRALRRSFGPIEAVRDASFEVSRGEVVGLLGPNGAGKSTILDCLAGLLPADGGEVFVDGVPLAAEERHRAMFYLPDSLVPWRDERAGDVVDVFADLWNVDARTRDAWARGAAVALGVEELQRRPIGELSKGQRKRLLLSLALLVPRPLVLMDEPFDGLDLRQVRQTIALLRQTAREGRSLLLSIHAMRDAERSCDRLVLVSDGRTGARGSLGALRAQAGLPAGELEDVFLALT
- a CDS encoding TonB-dependent receptor, translated to MVPSPVRSLLAAAMAAAFLSTGSTSALAAQETAALRGTVTASTTHAPIADARVEIASPPRLAVSGSNGRYLLRALPGGRYQLLVTAVGYAPLRRVVEVRPGEDATLDVELSPGSLLLSSVVTTATRTPEEARRIATTVNVLTPQHIETTAARESQDLLREIPGVELPRTSSLVGGTAQIVSIRGVDEGRTVVLFDGIPVNDAWGEWIDWGRVPKGMLDRVEVLEGGQSALYGNGAMGGVISFFSRPMAPGSMRLSVDGGERGGQHVAAAAGIPLVGPLTATVSGDYQSGGGYTLLDPTRRGRIDQRSEIIQRNSYVRLNYAPTARLNAFVTGHLFGDNRHTGTPLSYQDRQQQHLDAGLNWQGEHAGTLALRAWDGRQDEHQRSAAIRSNSSTCASPATAARQCEDSSVTADIPSHDWGASATWTRALPMTHVESFSAGADYRHYSGAYDERSFNTTCPGANCRQQVRKVWSGGDQALSGLFVQAIAAPAAPLRIELSARLDHWTNANGASVDAAAGITRYADSSKTAFSPRLGARYQLTSTLAIHGAYYEAFRAPNLAELYRKQVSNTSITLPNPYLKPEKAQGREVGLQWQPSHWIEMKGTWYVANYRDFNVPVTLSTTGGVTTRQRLNVTRTRSKGGEAYVALRPLPSLFLSGSVNYDDARIAAGPTGTVVGAHVNRVPSPKQVVRATWTSSRFGTYTGIWRHEGHTTTLQGAWLDPFTVVDLQANREIMRGLSGFVALENVTNEQYQVNLSGSGANALISYGMPRTLRAGFTLHRD